One Tamlana carrageenivorans genomic region harbors:
- a CDS encoding carbohydrate-binding protein — protein MIKTATVHDFAVRKKGSNHVKKRNSKLIWMLTVLLGTWGIHAQDWAGIPIPANAGNGKVWELQDQVSDDFNYNFNSASWSNFGSGNKWYNFYHNAWDGPGYTYWKNQNVTVDGSDLVINVGYTAENSKGGSYGVASGCVTSTTKVKYPVYVESAISVANISLASCFWLLSPDDTEEIDIIENYGGVNGYKHLTHISHHSFVRSPFTDYQPRDTNSWYPDSRVNTSYGWGDWCWNNGDRRYMRMGVNWIGPKHFEYYIDGELVRVMYYNAIATNYNGTWQYTYFNSMNWNVNGYNLPTNNGAGYTDVTVYATTVAYSFEKLQEASNASNGYNVIDPAWFQGGDDQDLDGNGVTVEARGFTKEMDIIINMESQSWLAGSTPSASDLNDPTKNTMKVDWVRVYKPVNSGNADVAVTGVTLSPATLSIEQGATANLTGAVIPSTATIKTMTFSSSNTAVATVTQSGVVTAVSIGNAVITATTTDGGYTDTSSVTVTDNSNSGNEDTIVIEAENFASTTGTYNDGFVPYGVNAGTTKINYVNSNDSATYNIQVSEAGNYEISYAISTPVANAAISFYADNVLVGATNVVNNGQWDAYQNLNSGHQVYLSAGDHTIKIVASGSNAWQWNLDKITLTKSVSGGTTPSNIIIEAENFMSTTGTYNDGFVPYGVNQSSVGINYVNSNDEAVYSFFVQNSGVYNIQYLISTPVNQAQISVYVNNTLVATNAVSNNGAWDDYQTLNAASTVSLQPGTHTLKIVASGSNAWQWNLDKIILSSGATSKQNEDSKRSASTEKSNQFVFYPNPASDVLNISTSETIQKIQVYNITGAVVLQQKGYNGALDVRELANGLYLLQVTTAEEEVITKRIVISR, from the coding sequence ATGATTAAAACAGCAACTGTACATGATTTTGCTGTCCGTAAAAAGGGTAGCAATCATGTAAAAAAAAGAAACAGCAAACTTATTTGGATGCTAACGGTTCTACTTGGTACTTGGGGTATTCATGCTCAAGATTGGGCTGGGATTCCCATTCCAGCTAACGCCGGTAATGGGAAAGTTTGGGAACTACAAGATCAGGTATCCGACGACTTTAATTACAATTTTAATTCCGCTTCATGGTCTAATTTCGGTTCAGGTAACAAATGGTATAATTTTTACCATAATGCTTGGGATGGGCCTGGCTATACCTATTGGAAAAACCAAAATGTTACTGTTGATGGTAGTGATTTGGTTATAAATGTGGGGTATACGGCAGAGAACAGTAAAGGTGGAAGTTACGGGGTAGCTTCTGGCTGCGTGACATCTACAACTAAGGTGAAATATCCTGTTTATGTAGAATCGGCTATTAGTGTAGCTAATATTTCATTGGCTTCATGCTTTTGGTTACTTAGCCCTGATGATACCGAGGAAATAGATATTATTGAAAACTACGGAGGCGTAAACGGCTATAAACACCTCACGCATATTAGTCATCACTCTTTTGTACGAAGTCCTTTTACCGATTATCAACCAAGGGACACGAACTCGTGGTATCCAGATAGTCGTGTAAATACTAGTTATGGATGGGGCGATTGGTGCTGGAACAATGGAGATCGTCGTTATATGCGTATGGGCGTAAATTGGATAGGGCCTAAGCATTTTGAATATTACATAGATGGTGAGTTGGTAAGGGTGATGTACTACAATGCTATTGCTACCAATTACAATGGTACATGGCAATACACCTACTTTAATTCTATGAATTGGAATGTTAACGGTTATAATTTGCCTACAAATAATGGTGCTGGTTACACAGATGTAACCGTGTATGCCACAACCGTAGCCTATAGTTTTGAAAAACTTCAAGAGGCTTCAAATGCATCTAATGGGTATAATGTGATTGATCCTGCTTGGTTTCAAGGTGGCGATGATCAAGACCTTGATGGAAACGGTGTAACCGTTGAAGCTAGGGGTTTTACCAAAGAGATGGATATTATCATCAATATGGAATCACAAAGTTGGTTGGCGGGTTCTACACCTTCTGCAAGTGATTTGAACGATCCGACTAAAAATACCATGAAAGTTGATTGGGTTCGTGTTTATAAACCTGTGAATTCTGGAAACGCTGATGTCGCTGTGACTGGAGTAACTTTGAGTCCTGCTACTTTAAGTATCGAACAAGGTGCTACAGCCAACTTAACTGGAGCTGTTATTCCTAGTACAGCAACCATTAAAACGATGACTTTTTCTTCTAGTAATACGGCGGTAGCTACAGTCACTCAAAGTGGTGTGGTAACAGCCGTTTCCATTGGAAATGCTGTAATCACAGCAACCACTACTGATGGCGGTTACACTGATACGAGTAGTGTTACCGTTACAGATAATTCAAATTCGGGTAACGAGGATACGATTGTTATTGAAGCTGAAAATTTCGCAAGTACTACAGGGACTTATAATGATGGATTCGTGCCTTATGGGGTGAATGCCGGAACAACAAAAATTAATTATGTGAATAGCAATGACAGTGCTACATATAATATTCAAGTGTCTGAAGCTGGAAACTATGAGATATCTTATGCGATTTCAACTCCAGTGGCTAATGCTGCTATTAGTTTTTATGCCGACAATGTGCTCGTTGGTGCGACCAATGTTGTAAATAACGGTCAGTGGGATGCCTATCAAAACTTAAATTCAGGACATCAAGTGTATTTGAGTGCGGGAGATCATACCATAAAAATTGTAGCTAGTGGTTCCAATGCCTGGCAGTGGAATTTAGATAAAATAACTCTAACCAAATCGGTATCTGGAGGTACAACACCAAGTAATATCATTATTGAAGCTGAAAACTTTATGAGCACGACAGGAACTTATAATGATGGCTTTGTGCCTTACGGAGTTAACCAATCTAGTGTCGGCATTAACTATGTGAATTCAAATGATGAAGCGGTTTATAGTTTTTTTGTACAAAATTCGGGAGTATATAACATTCAGTATTTGATATCAACACCCGTTAATCAAGCGCAGATTTCTGTTTATGTGAATAATACTTTGGTGGCTACCAATGCGGTTTCTAATAATGGTGCTTGGGATGATTATCAAACATTAAATGCTGCTTCAACCGTAAGTTTACAGCCAGGAACACATACGTTGAAAATTGTGGCTAGTGGTAGTAATGCTTGGCAATGGAATTTAGATAAAATCATTTTAAGTTCTGGAGCGACATCAAAACAAAATGAAGATTCGAAACGAAGTGCATCTACCGAAAAGTCGAATCAGTTTGTGTTTTATCCAAATCCAGCTTCCGATGTCTTGAATATTTCAACCAGTGAAACCATCCAAAAAATACAAGTTTATAATATTACCGGCGCTGTAGTTTTACAGCAAAAGGGCTATAACGGGGCTTTGGATGTTCGTGAGCTTGCCAATGGCTTATACCTTTTACAGGTTACTACAGCCGAAGAGGAAGTTATTACAAAACGTATTGTCATAAGTCGATAG
- a CDS encoding mannosyltransferase, giving the protein MPLTTNIFKTYKIPILLTVTTLIFYWAFAYRLIRTDYIKLISLYTALFFLFYKLMQILRHNENALTYLAFGCRAVFILALPNLSQDFYRFIWDGRLILEGYNPYLNTVDFFMKQAEFPITEALELRKGMGELNASHFSNYPPLNQLCFAIAALFSSKSILGSVVVLRLIIIAADLGTLYFGKKILLKLQKPTYLIFWYVLNPFIIIELTGNLHFEGVMIFFLIWSLYLLLNQKWMCAAVVFSLSISVKLMPLLFLPLFFQWFLKGNFEKKHHTLESSNNPENQRTSRSKNIVKLLCFYSIIGLCTILLFLPFYNSQFISNYATTVALWFQKFEFNASLYYIARTIGYTCRGYNEIAFIGKAIAILVFAVVMGMALFRKNKTSVQLITAMLFALSFYYFTATTVHPWYVATLLILSVFTKYKFPLVWSFVIILSYLAYVNVNQSDKSENLWVISLEYLVVYSVFIWEVFLKTNKKPAI; this is encoded by the coding sequence ATGCCTTTAACGACGAACATTTTTAAAACCTACAAAATACCGATACTTTTAACTGTAACTACATTGATATTTTACTGGGCTTTTGCTTATCGTCTCATACGTACCGATTACATCAAACTCATTTCGCTTTATACTGCACTTTTCTTTCTGTTTTATAAGCTGATGCAGATACTGAGGCATAACGAAAATGCCTTAACCTATTTGGCCTTCGGATGTAGAGCCGTTTTTATTTTGGCACTCCCTAATTTATCACAAGATTTCTATCGTTTTATTTGGGATGGCCGATTGATTTTAGAAGGCTACAATCCGTATCTTAATACGGTAGATTTTTTTATGAAGCAGGCCGAATTCCCCATTACTGAAGCTTTAGAGCTTCGCAAAGGCATGGGCGAATTGAATGCTAGCCATTTTTCGAATTACCCACCTTTAAACCAACTGTGCTTTGCCATAGCAGCACTTTTTTCAAGCAAAAGTATTTTAGGTTCTGTTGTGGTGTTACGCCTCATTATTATTGCTGCAGATTTAGGAACCCTTTACTTCGGAAAAAAAATATTACTTAAATTACAAAAACCCACCTATCTTATATTTTGGTATGTATTAAATCCGTTTATCATCATCGAACTTACTGGAAATTTACACTTTGAAGGGGTAATGATTTTCTTTTTAATTTGGAGTTTATACTTGCTATTAAATCAAAAATGGATGTGTGCCGCAGTGGTGTTTTCATTATCCATTTCAGTGAAATTAATGCCACTACTTTTTCTGCCTTTATTTTTTCAATGGTTTTTAAAAGGTAATTTTGAAAAGAAACACCATACTCTAGAATCTTCCAATAACCCAGAAAACCAGAGAACTTCAAGAAGTAAAAACATAGTAAAACTGCTGTGTTTTTATAGTATAATAGGTCTATGTACCATTTTATTATTCCTGCCTTTTTATAATAGTCAATTTATCAGTAATTACGCGACTACCGTGGCACTGTGGTTTCAAAAATTTGAATTCAACGCCAGTTTATATTATATCGCTAGAACGATCGGCTACACGTGCCGAGGTTATAATGAAATTGCTTTTATAGGAAAAGCTATAGCGATACTTGTTTTTGCAGTTGTTATGGGCATGGCTTTGTTCAGAAAAAACAAAACTTCAGTGCAACTTATTACTGCCATGCTTTTTGCGCTTTCCTTTTATTATTTCACAGCCACTACTGTGCACCCTTGGTATGTCGCCACATTACTTATACTCTCGGTTTTCACAAAATACAAATTCCCTTTGGTATGGAGTTTTGTTATTATTTTAAGCTATTTGGCTTATGTAAACGTAAATCAATCTGACAAATCGGAGAACTTATGGGTTATTTCCTTAGAATACCTTGTAGTGTACAGTGTTTTTATTTGGGAAGTTTTCCTGAAGACAAACAAAAAGCCCGCCATATGA
- a CDS encoding cellulose synthase family protein, protein MILETSIIVIYSISLLLIFMYALAQLNLLFNYLSSKKKEDTSPLLDLSNPDEVPFITIQLPVYNEMYVMERLLDNIVELEYPKNKLEIQVLDDSTDETVISTRKQIERLHATGIDITHITRTDRKGFKAGALKEGLEIAKGEIIAIFDSDFLPKKDWLKRTVPYFKDEAIGVVQTRWGHINRNYSILTKIQAFALDAHFTLEQVGRNSKGHFINFNGTAGLWRKTCIIDAGNWEGDTLTEDLDLSYRAQLKHWKFKYLEDVETPAELPIVISAARSQQFRWNKGGAENFRKMLGRVIKNSEISAKTKVHGLLHLLNSTMFLNVLIVGILSIPMLYIKNEYAHLRPYFYVMSFFVMSTIIFFICYWFMYKNTYGSGFKNFIRYIGMFFVFFSIAMGFSLHNSIAVLEGHIGKKSEFVRTPKFNISKYKDSWKSNKYLAKNLSINVIFEGLLMLYFAFGMYSAFVVGNQGGDFGLFPFHTMLFVGFGYVFFKSLRSKV, encoded by the coding sequence ATGATTTTAGAAACCTCAATAATAGTTATTTATAGCATTTCGTTACTGCTTATTTTCATGTATGCATTAGCTCAGCTAAATTTACTTTTTAATTATTTATCATCTAAGAAAAAAGAAGACACCTCGCCTTTACTTGATTTATCAAATCCAGATGAAGTGCCTTTCATTACCATACAACTACCGGTTTACAACGAAATGTATGTGATGGAGCGCTTACTTGACAATATTGTGGAACTTGAATACCCTAAAAATAAACTTGAAATTCAGGTTTTAGACGATTCTACCGACGAAACCGTAATTAGCACCAGAAAGCAAATTGAGAGGCTTCATGCCACGGGTATTGACATCACTCACATTACGCGAACCGACAGAAAAGGATTTAAAGCTGGAGCCCTAAAAGAAGGCTTAGAAATAGCTAAGGGTGAGATTATTGCCATTTTTGATTCTGATTTCCTTCCTAAAAAAGACTGGTTAAAACGTACCGTGCCTTACTTTAAAGATGAAGCCATAGGTGTTGTACAAACGCGATGGGGACACATCAATAGAAATTACTCCATTTTAACTAAAATACAAGCCTTTGCTTTAGACGCCCATTTTACTCTAGAACAAGTAGGACGAAATAGTAAAGGACATTTTATCAACTTTAACGGTACCGCTGGATTATGGCGTAAAACCTGTATTATTGATGCTGGAAACTGGGAAGGTGATACGCTTACCGAAGATTTAGATTTAAGTTACCGTGCACAGTTAAAACACTGGAAATTTAAATATTTAGAAGACGTTGAAACGCCTGCAGAATTGCCTATAGTGATTAGTGCAGCACGTTCGCAGCAGTTTAGATGGAATAAAGGTGGCGCTGAAAACTTTAGAAAAATGTTAGGTCGCGTTATTAAAAACTCTGAAATTTCGGCTAAAACTAAAGTACATGGCTTACTACATTTACTTAATAGCACCATGTTTTTAAACGTGCTTATTGTTGGGATTTTAAGTATTCCTATGCTATACATTAAAAACGAATATGCCCACTTAAGACCTTACTTTTATGTGATGAGTTTCTTTGTGATGAGTACCATCATCTTTTTTATATGCTATTGGTTTATGTATAAAAACACTTATGGCAGTGGCTTTAAGAACTTTATACGCTATATTGGTATGTTTTTCGTCTTTTTCTCAATAGCTATGGGCTTTTCATTACATAACTCCATTGCCGTTTTAGAAGGGCATATTGGAAAAAAATCGGAATTTGTACGTACCCCTAAATTCAACATAAGTAAGTATAAGGATAGTTGGAAAAGCAATAAGTATCTTGCCAAAAATCTTTCTATAAACGTGATTTTTGAAGGTTTATTAATGCTTTATTTCGCTTTTGGCATGTACAGTGCGTTTGTGGTAGGTAATCAAGGCGGTGATTTCGGATTATTCCCTTTCCACACGATGCTTTTTGTAGGTTTTGGCTATGTCTTCTTTAAATCTTTACGATCTAAAGTTTAG
- a CDS encoding glycosyltransferase family 2 protein has protein sequence MTHIKVIIPAYNEADSIGLVVNAIPSLVDEIIVVSNNSTDNTEINAKKAGATVLTESNKGYGYACLKGMQYIAEQPSKPDIIVFLDGDYSDFPEELVKIVAPIINDNIDFVIGARDKKLREKGAMTTPQIFGNWLATSLMRLFFNAKFTDLGPFRAIKYDKLLALNMEDKTYGWTVEMQLKALKYDFSYTEVPLNYRNRIGVSKVSGTIKGAIFAGAKILGWIFKYSIKK, from the coding sequence ATGACTCATATTAAAGTCATTATTCCTGCGTACAATGAAGCTGACTCTATCGGCCTTGTTGTGAATGCTATTCCATCTTTAGTTGATGAAATTATTGTGGTAAGCAATAACTCTACAGATAATACTGAAATTAATGCAAAAAAGGCTGGAGCCACGGTATTAACAGAATCCAACAAAGGTTATGGATATGCCTGTTTAAAGGGCATGCAGTACATTGCAGAACAGCCTAGCAAACCAGATATTATAGTTTTTTTAGATGGCGACTACAGTGATTTCCCCGAAGAATTAGTTAAAATTGTAGCACCAATTATTAATGACAATATTGATTTTGTTATTGGTGCACGCGATAAAAAGCTTAGAGAAAAAGGCGCTATGACCACACCTCAAATTTTTGGAAACTGGCTAGCCACATCACTAATGCGCTTATTTTTCAATGCCAAATTCACCGACTTAGGTCCGTTTAGAGCTATTAAGTACGATAAACTACTGGCGCTCAACATGGAAGACAAAACCTATGGCTGGACGGTAGAAATGCAACTTAAAGCATTGAAGTACGATTTTTCATATACAGAAGTCCCTCTAAATTACAGAAATAGAATTGGCGTTTCAAAGGTGTCTGGTACGATAAAAGGTGCTATATTTGCAGGCGCAAAAATTCTTGGTTGGATTTTTAAATACAGTATAAAAAAATGA